A genome region from Vulpes lagopus strain Blue_001 chromosome 7, ASM1834538v1, whole genome shotgun sequence includes the following:
- the DHX30 gene encoding ATP-dependent RNA helicase DHX30 isoform X3: MFSLDSFRKASRDLLKEFPQPKNLLNSVIGRALGISHAKDKLVYVHTNGPKKKKVTLHIKWPKSVEVEGYGSKKIDAERQAAAAACQLFKGWGLLGPRNELFDAAKYRVLADRFGSPADSWWRPEPTMPPTSWRQLNPESIRPGGPGALSRSLGREEEEDEEEELEEGTIDVTDFLSMTQQDSHTSLRDSRGGSFEMTDDDSAIRALTQFPLPKNLLAKVIQIATSSSTAKNLMQFHTVGTKTKLSTLTLLWPCPMTFVAKGRRKAEAENKAAALACKKLKSLGLVDRNNEPLTHAMYNLASLRELGETQRRPCTIQVPEPILRKIETFLNHYPVDSSWISPELRLQSDDILPLGKDSGPLSDPITGKPYVPLSEAEEVRLSQNLLELWRRRGPVWQEAPQLPVDPHRDTILNAIEQHPVVVISGDTGCGKTTRIPQLLLERYVSEGRGARCNVIITQPRRISAVSVAQRVSHELGPSLRRNVGFQVRLESKPPARGGALLFCTVGILLRKLQSNPSLEGVSHVIVDEVHERDVNTDFLLILLKGLQRLNPALRLVLMSATGDNERFSRYFGGCPVIKVPGFMYPVKEHYLEDILAKLGKHQYPHRHRHHESEDECALDLDLVTDLVLHIDARGEPGGILCFLPGWQEIKGVQQRLQEALGMHESKYLILPVHSNIPMMDQKAIFQQPPVGVRKIVLATNIAETSITVNDIVHVVDSGLHKEERYDLKTKVSCLETVWVSRANVIQRRGRAGRCQSGFAYHLFPRSRLEKMVPFQVPEILRTPLENLVLQAKIHMPEKTAVEFLSKAVDSPNIKAVDEAVILLQEIGVLDQREYLTTLGQRLAHISTDPRLAKAIVLAAIFRCLHPLLVVVSCLTRDPFSSSLQNRAEVDKVKALLSHDSGSDHLAFVRAVAGWEEVLRWQDRSSRENYLEENLLYAPSLRFIHGLIKQFSENIYEAFLVGKPSDCTLASAQCNEYSEEEELVKGVLMAGLYPNLIQVRQGKVTRQGKFKPNSVTYRTKSGNILLHKSTINREATRLRSRWLTYFMAVKSNGSVFVRDSSQVHPLAVLLLTDGDVHIRDDGRRATISLSDSDLLRLEGDSRTVRLLRELRRALGRMVERSLRSELAALPPGVQQEHGQLLALLAELLRGPCGSFDVRKTADD; this comes from the exons CTTCTAGGGACCTATTAAAAGAGTTCCCACAGCCCAAAAACCTTCTCAACAGTGTAATTGGAAGAGCCCTCGGCATCTCACATGCAAAAGACAAACTGGTCTACGTGCACACAAATGGACCGAAGAAAAAG aAAGTCACCCTCCACATAAAGTGGCCCAAGAGCGTGGAGGTAGAAGGCTATGGCAGCAAGAAGATCGACGCTGAGCGGCAGGCTGCGGCTGCAGCCTGCCAGCTGTTCAAG GGCtggggcctgctgggtccccgaAATGAGCTGTTTGATGCAGCCAAATACCGCGTGCTAGCTGATCGCTTTGGCTCTCCGGCTGACAGCTGGTGGCGCCCAGAACCCACCATGCCACCTACTTCCTGGCGGCAGCTGAACCCTGAGAGCATCCGGCCAGGGGGACCTGGGGCCCTGTCCCGTTCCTTGGGccgggaggaagaggaggatgaggaggaagagctgGAAGAGGGGACCATTGATGTCACCGACTTCCTGTCCATGACCCAGCAGGACTCCCACACCTCACTCAGGGACTCGAG GGGGGGTTCCTTTGAAATGACAGACGACGACAGTGCTATTAGGGCTCTGACCCAGTTTCCACTTCCCAAGAACCTTCTGGCCAAAGTGATTCAGATAGCAACATCATCCTCCACAGCAAAG AACCTTATGCAGTTCCATACTGTGGGCACCAAGACCAAGTTGTCCACCCTCACTCTGCTCTGGCCCTGTCCCATGACCTTTGTCGCCAAAGGGCGCCGCAAAGCAGAGGCTGAGAATAAGGCGGCAGCCCTGGCCTGCAAGAAACTGAAG AGCCTGGGCCTGGTGGACCGCAACAACGAGCCGCTTACCCATGCCATGTATAACCTGGCCTCCTTGCGTGAGCTGGGTGAGACCCAGCGCCGGCCGTGTACCATCCAGGTGCCTGAGCCCATCCTCCGAAAGATAGAAACCTTCCTGAACCAT TACCCTGTGGACAGTTCATGGATCTCCCCAGAGCTCCGGCTGCAGAGTGATGACATCTTGCCCTTGGGCAAGGACTCGGGGCCCCTGAGTGACCCTATTACAGGCAAGCCCTACGTGCCCCTGTCAGAAGCAGAGGAAGTACGTCTGAGCCAGAACTTGCTGGAGCTGTGGCGGCGGCGAGGGCCGGTCTGGCAGGAGGCCCCCCAGCTCCCCGTGGACCCACATCGGGACACCATCCTCAATGCCATCGAGCAGCACCCGGTGGTGGTCATCTCTGGGGACACGGGCTGCGGAAAGACCACACGCATCCCCCAGCTACTGCTGGAGCGTTATGTGAGCGAGGGCCGTGGTGCCCGCTGCAATGTAATTATCACTCAGCCGCGCCGCATCTCCGCTGTGTCCGTGGCACAGCGGGTCAGCCACGAACTGGGCCCCTCTTTGCGCCGGAATGTGGGCTTCCAGGTACGGCTGGAGAGCAAGCCCCCGGCCCGCGGCGGGGCCCTGCTCTTCTGCACTGTGGGCATCCTGCTGCGGAAGCTGCAGAGCAACCCCAGCCTGGAGGGCGTGAGCCATGTCATCGTGGATGAGGTCCACGAGCGGGACGTGAATACAGACTTCCTGCTGATTCTGCTCAAGGGCCTGCAGCGGCTCAACCCAGCTCTGCGGCTGGTGCTCATGAGTGCCACAGGTGATAACGAGCGCTTCTCCCGCTACTTTGGTGGCTGCCCTGTCATCAAGGTGCCGGGCTTCATGTACCCGGTCAAGGAGCACTACTTGGAGGACATCCTGGCCAAGCTGGGCAAGCACCAGTACCCACACAGGCATCGACACCACGAG tctgaGGATGAGTGTGCACTGGATTTGGACCTCGTGACTGATCTGGTTCTGCACATCGATGCCCGAGGGGAACCAG GTGGCATCCTCTGCTTCCTGCCTGGTTGGCAGGAGATCAAAGGAGTGCAGCAACGCCTCCAGGAGGCCCTGGGCATGCACGAGAGCAAGTACCTCATCCTGCCAG TGCACTCCAACATCCCCATGATGGACCAGAAGGCCATATTCCAGCAGCCGCCAGTTGGGGTACGCAAGATTGTCTTGGCCACCAACATCGCGGAGACGTCGATCACGGTCAATGACATTGTGCACGTGGTGGACAGTGGTCTGCACAAAGAGGAGCGCTATGATCTGAAGACCAAG GTGTCCTGCCTGGAGACCGTGTGGGTGTCCCGAGCTAACGTGATCCAgcgccggggccgggcgggccgcTGCCAGTCAGGCTTTGCTTACCACCTATTCCCACGGAGCCGGCTGGAGAAAATGGTCCCTTTCCAAGTGCCGGAGATTCTCCGCACTCCCCTTGAGAACCTGGTGCTACAAGCCAAGATCCACATGCCTGAGAAGACG GCAGTGGAGTTCCTTTCTAAGGCCGTGGACAGTCCGAACATTAAGGCAGTGGATGAGGCTGTGATCTTGCTCCAGGAGATCG GAGTGCTGGACCAGCGGGAGTACCTGACCACCCTGGGGCAGCGCCTGGCCCACATCTCCACCGACCCCCGGCTGGCCAAGGCCATAGTGCTGGCCGCCATCTTCCGCTGCCTGCACCCGCTGCTGGTGGTTGTTTCCTGTCTCACCCGGGACCCCTTCAGCAGTAGCCTGCAGAACCGGGCGGAAGTGGATAAG GTGAAGGCACTGTTGAGCCACGATAGTGGGAGTGACCACCTGGCCTTTGTGCGTGCTGTAGCCGGCTGGGAGGAGGTGCTGCGCTGGCAGGACCGCAGCTCCCGTGAGAACTATCTTGAAGAGAACCTGCTCTATGCACCCAGCCTGCGCTTCATCCACG GACTCATCAAGCAGTTCTCAGAGAACATTTACGAGGCTTTCCTGGTGGGGAAGCCCTCAGACTgcaccctggcctctgcccagtgCAACGAGTACAGCGAAGAGGAGGAGCTGGTGAAGGGCGTGCTCATGGCAGGCCTCTACCCCAACCTCATCCAG GTGAGGCAGGGCAAGGTGACCCGGCAGGGCAAGTTCAAGCCCAACAGCGTCACTTACAGGACCAAATCAGGCAACATCTTGCTGCACAAGTCGACCATTAACAG GGAGGCCACGCGGCTCCGGAGCCGATGGCTGACGTATTTCATGGCTGTCAAGTCCAATGGCAGTGTCTTCGTCCGGGACTCCTCCCAGGTTCACCCGTTGGCCGTGCTGCTGCTGACCGACGGAGATGTCCATATCCGTG aTGATGGGCGCCGGGCCACCATCTCATTGAGTGACAGCGACCTGCTGAGGCTGGAGGGCGACTCCCGCACTGTGCGGCTGCTGAGGGAGCTGCGCCGGGCCCTGGGCCGCATGGTGGAGCGGAGCCTGCGCAGCGAGCTGGCCGCTCTGCCACCTGGCGTGCAGCAGGAGCACGGGCAGCTGCTGGCCCTGCTGGCGGAGCTGCTGCGTGGGCCATGTGGCAGCTTTGACGTGCGCAAGACAGCTGAtgactga
- the DHX30 gene encoding ATP-dependent RNA helicase DHX30 isoform X2: MFSLDSFRKDRAQHRQRQCKLPPPRLPPMCVNPAPGGTISRASRDLLKEFPQPKNLLNSVIGRALGISHAKDKLVYVHTNGPKKKKVTLHIKWPKSVEVEGYGSKKIDAERQAAAAACQLFKGWGLLGPRNELFDAAKYRVLADRFGSPADSWWRPEPTMPPTSWRQLNPESIRPGGPGALSRSLGREEEEDEEEELEEGTIDVTDFLSMTQQDSHTSLRDSRGGSFEMTDDDSAIRALTQFPLPKNLLAKVIQIATSSSTAKNLMQFHTVGTKTKLSTLTLLWPCPMTFVAKGRRKAEAENKAAALACKKLKSLGLVDRNNEPLTHAMYNLASLRELGETQRRPCTIQVPEPILRKIETFLNHYPVDSSWISPELRLQSDDILPLGKDSGPLSDPITGKPYVPLSEAEEVRLSQNLLELWRRRGPVWQEAPQLPVDPHRDTILNAIEQHPVVVISGDTGCGKTTRIPQLLLERYVSEGRGARCNVIITQPRRISAVSVAQRVSHELGPSLRRNVGFQVRLESKPPARGGALLFCTVGILLRKLQSNPSLEGVSHVIVDEVHERDVNTDFLLILLKGLQRLNPALRLVLMSATGDNERFSRYFGGCPVIKVPGFMYPVKEHYLEDILAKLGKHQYPHRHRHHESEDECALDLDLVTDLVLHIDARGEPGGILCFLPGWQEIKGVQQRLQEALGMHESKYLILPVHSNIPMMDQKAIFQQPPVGVRKIVLATNIAETSITVNDIVHVVDSGLHKEERYDLKTKVSCLETVWVSRANVIQRRGRAGRCQSGFAYHLFPRSRLEKMVPFQVPEILRTPLENLVLQAKIHMPEKTAVEFLSKAVDSPNIKAVDEAVILLQEIGVLDQREYLTTLGQRLAHISTDPRLAKAIVLAAIFRCLHPLLVVVSCLTRDPFSSSLQNRAEVDKVKALLSHDSGSDHLAFVRAVAGWEEVLRWQDRSSRENYLEENLLYAPSLRFIHGLIKQFSENIYEAFLVGKPSDCTLASAQCNEYSEEEELVKGVLMAGLYPNLIQVRQGKVTRQGKFKPNSVTYRTKSGNILLHKSTINREATRLRSRWLTYFMAVKSNGSVFVRDSSQVHPLAVLLLTDGDVHIRDDGRRATISLSDSDLLRLEGDSRTVRLLRELRRALGRMVERSLRSELAALPPGVQQEHGQLLALLAELLRGPCGSFDVRKTADD, encoded by the exons CTTCTAGGGACCTATTAAAAGAGTTCCCACAGCCCAAAAACCTTCTCAACAGTGTAATTGGAAGAGCCCTCGGCATCTCACATGCAAAAGACAAACTGGTCTACGTGCACACAAATGGACCGAAGAAAAAG aAAGTCACCCTCCACATAAAGTGGCCCAAGAGCGTGGAGGTAGAAGGCTATGGCAGCAAGAAGATCGACGCTGAGCGGCAGGCTGCGGCTGCAGCCTGCCAGCTGTTCAAG GGCtggggcctgctgggtccccgaAATGAGCTGTTTGATGCAGCCAAATACCGCGTGCTAGCTGATCGCTTTGGCTCTCCGGCTGACAGCTGGTGGCGCCCAGAACCCACCATGCCACCTACTTCCTGGCGGCAGCTGAACCCTGAGAGCATCCGGCCAGGGGGACCTGGGGCCCTGTCCCGTTCCTTGGGccgggaggaagaggaggatgaggaggaagagctgGAAGAGGGGACCATTGATGTCACCGACTTCCTGTCCATGACCCAGCAGGACTCCCACACCTCACTCAGGGACTCGAG GGGGGGTTCCTTTGAAATGACAGACGACGACAGTGCTATTAGGGCTCTGACCCAGTTTCCACTTCCCAAGAACCTTCTGGCCAAAGTGATTCAGATAGCAACATCATCCTCCACAGCAAAG AACCTTATGCAGTTCCATACTGTGGGCACCAAGACCAAGTTGTCCACCCTCACTCTGCTCTGGCCCTGTCCCATGACCTTTGTCGCCAAAGGGCGCCGCAAAGCAGAGGCTGAGAATAAGGCGGCAGCCCTGGCCTGCAAGAAACTGAAG AGCCTGGGCCTGGTGGACCGCAACAACGAGCCGCTTACCCATGCCATGTATAACCTGGCCTCCTTGCGTGAGCTGGGTGAGACCCAGCGCCGGCCGTGTACCATCCAGGTGCCTGAGCCCATCCTCCGAAAGATAGAAACCTTCCTGAACCAT TACCCTGTGGACAGTTCATGGATCTCCCCAGAGCTCCGGCTGCAGAGTGATGACATCTTGCCCTTGGGCAAGGACTCGGGGCCCCTGAGTGACCCTATTACAGGCAAGCCCTACGTGCCCCTGTCAGAAGCAGAGGAAGTACGTCTGAGCCAGAACTTGCTGGAGCTGTGGCGGCGGCGAGGGCCGGTCTGGCAGGAGGCCCCCCAGCTCCCCGTGGACCCACATCGGGACACCATCCTCAATGCCATCGAGCAGCACCCGGTGGTGGTCATCTCTGGGGACACGGGCTGCGGAAAGACCACACGCATCCCCCAGCTACTGCTGGAGCGTTATGTGAGCGAGGGCCGTGGTGCCCGCTGCAATGTAATTATCACTCAGCCGCGCCGCATCTCCGCTGTGTCCGTGGCACAGCGGGTCAGCCACGAACTGGGCCCCTCTTTGCGCCGGAATGTGGGCTTCCAGGTACGGCTGGAGAGCAAGCCCCCGGCCCGCGGCGGGGCCCTGCTCTTCTGCACTGTGGGCATCCTGCTGCGGAAGCTGCAGAGCAACCCCAGCCTGGAGGGCGTGAGCCATGTCATCGTGGATGAGGTCCACGAGCGGGACGTGAATACAGACTTCCTGCTGATTCTGCTCAAGGGCCTGCAGCGGCTCAACCCAGCTCTGCGGCTGGTGCTCATGAGTGCCACAGGTGATAACGAGCGCTTCTCCCGCTACTTTGGTGGCTGCCCTGTCATCAAGGTGCCGGGCTTCATGTACCCGGTCAAGGAGCACTACTTGGAGGACATCCTGGCCAAGCTGGGCAAGCACCAGTACCCACACAGGCATCGACACCACGAG tctgaGGATGAGTGTGCACTGGATTTGGACCTCGTGACTGATCTGGTTCTGCACATCGATGCCCGAGGGGAACCAG GTGGCATCCTCTGCTTCCTGCCTGGTTGGCAGGAGATCAAAGGAGTGCAGCAACGCCTCCAGGAGGCCCTGGGCATGCACGAGAGCAAGTACCTCATCCTGCCAG TGCACTCCAACATCCCCATGATGGACCAGAAGGCCATATTCCAGCAGCCGCCAGTTGGGGTACGCAAGATTGTCTTGGCCACCAACATCGCGGAGACGTCGATCACGGTCAATGACATTGTGCACGTGGTGGACAGTGGTCTGCACAAAGAGGAGCGCTATGATCTGAAGACCAAG GTGTCCTGCCTGGAGACCGTGTGGGTGTCCCGAGCTAACGTGATCCAgcgccggggccgggcgggccgcTGCCAGTCAGGCTTTGCTTACCACCTATTCCCACGGAGCCGGCTGGAGAAAATGGTCCCTTTCCAAGTGCCGGAGATTCTCCGCACTCCCCTTGAGAACCTGGTGCTACAAGCCAAGATCCACATGCCTGAGAAGACG GCAGTGGAGTTCCTTTCTAAGGCCGTGGACAGTCCGAACATTAAGGCAGTGGATGAGGCTGTGATCTTGCTCCAGGAGATCG GAGTGCTGGACCAGCGGGAGTACCTGACCACCCTGGGGCAGCGCCTGGCCCACATCTCCACCGACCCCCGGCTGGCCAAGGCCATAGTGCTGGCCGCCATCTTCCGCTGCCTGCACCCGCTGCTGGTGGTTGTTTCCTGTCTCACCCGGGACCCCTTCAGCAGTAGCCTGCAGAACCGGGCGGAAGTGGATAAG GTGAAGGCACTGTTGAGCCACGATAGTGGGAGTGACCACCTGGCCTTTGTGCGTGCTGTAGCCGGCTGGGAGGAGGTGCTGCGCTGGCAGGACCGCAGCTCCCGTGAGAACTATCTTGAAGAGAACCTGCTCTATGCACCCAGCCTGCGCTTCATCCACG GACTCATCAAGCAGTTCTCAGAGAACATTTACGAGGCTTTCCTGGTGGGGAAGCCCTCAGACTgcaccctggcctctgcccagtgCAACGAGTACAGCGAAGAGGAGGAGCTGGTGAAGGGCGTGCTCATGGCAGGCCTCTACCCCAACCTCATCCAG GTGAGGCAGGGCAAGGTGACCCGGCAGGGCAAGTTCAAGCCCAACAGCGTCACTTACAGGACCAAATCAGGCAACATCTTGCTGCACAAGTCGACCATTAACAG GGAGGCCACGCGGCTCCGGAGCCGATGGCTGACGTATTTCATGGCTGTCAAGTCCAATGGCAGTGTCTTCGTCCGGGACTCCTCCCAGGTTCACCCGTTGGCCGTGCTGCTGCTGACCGACGGAGATGTCCATATCCGTG aTGATGGGCGCCGGGCCACCATCTCATTGAGTGACAGCGACCTGCTGAGGCTGGAGGGCGACTCCCGCACTGTGCGGCTGCTGAGGGAGCTGCGCCGGGCCCTGGGCCGCATGGTGGAGCGGAGCCTGCGCAGCGAGCTGGCCGCTCTGCCACCTGGCGTGCAGCAGGAGCACGGGCAGCTGCTGGCCCTGCTGGCGGAGCTGCTGCGTGGGCCATGTGGCAGCTTTGACGTGCGCAAGACAGCTGAtgactga
- the DHX30 gene encoding ATP-dependent RNA helicase DHX30 isoform X4, translating into MAASRDLLKEFPQPKNLLNSVIGRALGISHAKDKLVYVHTNGPKKKKVTLHIKWPKSVEVEGYGSKKIDAERQAAAAACQLFKGWGLLGPRNELFDAAKYRVLADRFGSPADSWWRPEPTMPPTSWRQLNPESIRPGGPGALSRSLGREEEEDEEEELEEGTIDVTDFLSMTQQDSHTSLRDSRGGSFEMTDDDSAIRALTQFPLPKNLLAKVIQIATSSSTAKNLMQFHTVGTKTKLSTLTLLWPCPMTFVAKGRRKAEAENKAAALACKKLKSLGLVDRNNEPLTHAMYNLASLRELGETQRRPCTIQVPEPILRKIETFLNHYPVDSSWISPELRLQSDDILPLGKDSGPLSDPITGKPYVPLSEAEEVRLSQNLLELWRRRGPVWQEAPQLPVDPHRDTILNAIEQHPVVVISGDTGCGKTTRIPQLLLERYVSEGRGARCNVIITQPRRISAVSVAQRVSHELGPSLRRNVGFQVRLESKPPARGGALLFCTVGILLRKLQSNPSLEGVSHVIVDEVHERDVNTDFLLILLKGLQRLNPALRLVLMSATGDNERFSRYFGGCPVIKVPGFMYPVKEHYLEDILAKLGKHQYPHRHRHHESEDECALDLDLVTDLVLHIDARGEPGGILCFLPGWQEIKGVQQRLQEALGMHESKYLILPVHSNIPMMDQKAIFQQPPVGVRKIVLATNIAETSITVNDIVHVVDSGLHKEERYDLKTKVSCLETVWVSRANVIQRRGRAGRCQSGFAYHLFPRSRLEKMVPFQVPEILRTPLENLVLQAKIHMPEKTAVEFLSKAVDSPNIKAVDEAVILLQEIGVLDQREYLTTLGQRLAHISTDPRLAKAIVLAAIFRCLHPLLVVVSCLTRDPFSSSLQNRAEVDKVKALLSHDSGSDHLAFVRAVAGWEEVLRWQDRSSRENYLEENLLYAPSLRFIHGLIKQFSENIYEAFLVGKPSDCTLASAQCNEYSEEEELVKGVLMAGLYPNLIQVRQGKVTRQGKFKPNSVTYRTKSGNILLHKSTINREATRLRSRWLTYFMAVKSNGSVFVRDSSQVHPLAVLLLTDGDVHIRDDGRRATISLSDSDLLRLEGDSRTVRLLRELRRALGRMVERSLRSELAALPPGVQQEHGQLLALLAELLRGPCGSFDVRKTADD; encoded by the exons CTTCTAGGGACCTATTAAAAGAGTTCCCACAGCCCAAAAACCTTCTCAACAGTGTAATTGGAAGAGCCCTCGGCATCTCACATGCAAAAGACAAACTGGTCTACGTGCACACAAATGGACCGAAGAAAAAG aAAGTCACCCTCCACATAAAGTGGCCCAAGAGCGTGGAGGTAGAAGGCTATGGCAGCAAGAAGATCGACGCTGAGCGGCAGGCTGCGGCTGCAGCCTGCCAGCTGTTCAAG GGCtggggcctgctgggtccccgaAATGAGCTGTTTGATGCAGCCAAATACCGCGTGCTAGCTGATCGCTTTGGCTCTCCGGCTGACAGCTGGTGGCGCCCAGAACCCACCATGCCACCTACTTCCTGGCGGCAGCTGAACCCTGAGAGCATCCGGCCAGGGGGACCTGGGGCCCTGTCCCGTTCCTTGGGccgggaggaagaggaggatgaggaggaagagctgGAAGAGGGGACCATTGATGTCACCGACTTCCTGTCCATGACCCAGCAGGACTCCCACACCTCACTCAGGGACTCGAG GGGGGGTTCCTTTGAAATGACAGACGACGACAGTGCTATTAGGGCTCTGACCCAGTTTCCACTTCCCAAGAACCTTCTGGCCAAAGTGATTCAGATAGCAACATCATCCTCCACAGCAAAG AACCTTATGCAGTTCCATACTGTGGGCACCAAGACCAAGTTGTCCACCCTCACTCTGCTCTGGCCCTGTCCCATGACCTTTGTCGCCAAAGGGCGCCGCAAAGCAGAGGCTGAGAATAAGGCGGCAGCCCTGGCCTGCAAGAAACTGAAG AGCCTGGGCCTGGTGGACCGCAACAACGAGCCGCTTACCCATGCCATGTATAACCTGGCCTCCTTGCGTGAGCTGGGTGAGACCCAGCGCCGGCCGTGTACCATCCAGGTGCCTGAGCCCATCCTCCGAAAGATAGAAACCTTCCTGAACCAT TACCCTGTGGACAGTTCATGGATCTCCCCAGAGCTCCGGCTGCAGAGTGATGACATCTTGCCCTTGGGCAAGGACTCGGGGCCCCTGAGTGACCCTATTACAGGCAAGCCCTACGTGCCCCTGTCAGAAGCAGAGGAAGTACGTCTGAGCCAGAACTTGCTGGAGCTGTGGCGGCGGCGAGGGCCGGTCTGGCAGGAGGCCCCCCAGCTCCCCGTGGACCCACATCGGGACACCATCCTCAATGCCATCGAGCAGCACCCGGTGGTGGTCATCTCTGGGGACACGGGCTGCGGAAAGACCACACGCATCCCCCAGCTACTGCTGGAGCGTTATGTGAGCGAGGGCCGTGGTGCCCGCTGCAATGTAATTATCACTCAGCCGCGCCGCATCTCCGCTGTGTCCGTGGCACAGCGGGTCAGCCACGAACTGGGCCCCTCTTTGCGCCGGAATGTGGGCTTCCAGGTACGGCTGGAGAGCAAGCCCCCGGCCCGCGGCGGGGCCCTGCTCTTCTGCACTGTGGGCATCCTGCTGCGGAAGCTGCAGAGCAACCCCAGCCTGGAGGGCGTGAGCCATGTCATCGTGGATGAGGTCCACGAGCGGGACGTGAATACAGACTTCCTGCTGATTCTGCTCAAGGGCCTGCAGCGGCTCAACCCAGCTCTGCGGCTGGTGCTCATGAGTGCCACAGGTGATAACGAGCGCTTCTCCCGCTACTTTGGTGGCTGCCCTGTCATCAAGGTGCCGGGCTTCATGTACCCGGTCAAGGAGCACTACTTGGAGGACATCCTGGCCAAGCTGGGCAAGCACCAGTACCCACACAGGCATCGACACCACGAG tctgaGGATGAGTGTGCACTGGATTTGGACCTCGTGACTGATCTGGTTCTGCACATCGATGCCCGAGGGGAACCAG GTGGCATCCTCTGCTTCCTGCCTGGTTGGCAGGAGATCAAAGGAGTGCAGCAACGCCTCCAGGAGGCCCTGGGCATGCACGAGAGCAAGTACCTCATCCTGCCAG TGCACTCCAACATCCCCATGATGGACCAGAAGGCCATATTCCAGCAGCCGCCAGTTGGGGTACGCAAGATTGTCTTGGCCACCAACATCGCGGAGACGTCGATCACGGTCAATGACATTGTGCACGTGGTGGACAGTGGTCTGCACAAAGAGGAGCGCTATGATCTGAAGACCAAG GTGTCCTGCCTGGAGACCGTGTGGGTGTCCCGAGCTAACGTGATCCAgcgccggggccgggcgggccgcTGCCAGTCAGGCTTTGCTTACCACCTATTCCCACGGAGCCGGCTGGAGAAAATGGTCCCTTTCCAAGTGCCGGAGATTCTCCGCACTCCCCTTGAGAACCTGGTGCTACAAGCCAAGATCCACATGCCTGAGAAGACG GCAGTGGAGTTCCTTTCTAAGGCCGTGGACAGTCCGAACATTAAGGCAGTGGATGAGGCTGTGATCTTGCTCCAGGAGATCG GAGTGCTGGACCAGCGGGAGTACCTGACCACCCTGGGGCAGCGCCTGGCCCACATCTCCACCGACCCCCGGCTGGCCAAGGCCATAGTGCTGGCCGCCATCTTCCGCTGCCTGCACCCGCTGCTGGTGGTTGTTTCCTGTCTCACCCGGGACCCCTTCAGCAGTAGCCTGCAGAACCGGGCGGAAGTGGATAAG GTGAAGGCACTGTTGAGCCACGATAGTGGGAGTGACCACCTGGCCTTTGTGCGTGCTGTAGCCGGCTGGGAGGAGGTGCTGCGCTGGCAGGACCGCAGCTCCCGTGAGAACTATCTTGAAGAGAACCTGCTCTATGCACCCAGCCTGCGCTTCATCCACG GACTCATCAAGCAGTTCTCAGAGAACATTTACGAGGCTTTCCTGGTGGGGAAGCCCTCAGACTgcaccctggcctctgcccagtgCAACGAGTACAGCGAAGAGGAGGAGCTGGTGAAGGGCGTGCTCATGGCAGGCCTCTACCCCAACCTCATCCAG GTGAGGCAGGGCAAGGTGACCCGGCAGGGCAAGTTCAAGCCCAACAGCGTCACTTACAGGACCAAATCAGGCAACATCTTGCTGCACAAGTCGACCATTAACAG GGAGGCCACGCGGCTCCGGAGCCGATGGCTGACGTATTTCATGGCTGTCAAGTCCAATGGCAGTGTCTTCGTCCGGGACTCCTCCCAGGTTCACCCGTTGGCCGTGCTGCTGCTGACCGACGGAGATGTCCATATCCGTG aTGATGGGCGCCGGGCCACCATCTCATTGAGTGACAGCGACCTGCTGAGGCTGGAGGGCGACTCCCGCACTGTGCGGCTGCTGAGGGAGCTGCGCCGGGCCCTGGGCCGCATGGTGGAGCGGAGCCTGCGCAGCGAGCTGGCCGCTCTGCCACCTGGCGTGCAGCAGGAGCACGGGCAGCTGCTGGCCCTGCTGGCGGAGCTGCTGCGTGGGCCATGTGGCAGCTTTGACGTGCGCAAGACAGCTGAtgactga